TTCGTCGAGAGCGACGATCGTGAAGTTCTCGAGTGATTCCCGAAAGAATGCGGTGAGAAGTCCGTCGACGTCGGAATTCGAGAGCGAGCCGCGGTTCTGTTTCCGACGGAGTGCCGAAGCGAGTTCGATGATCGTGAGCGACGTGATGATCACGGTCGACTCGTCGGACTCGATCAATCGATCGACGGTCTCGGTCCCCGGCTCTTCGGCGTACCGTTTTGCGAGAGCAGACGTGTCGAAGAACAGTCGAGTCATCACTCGAAACGGCCGTTTCGTTCCTCGTCGACGAGTTCGGTTAGCGTCGTCTCCCCGGCCGTTCGTTCACGGAGAGTTTTCAGATCGTCGGGTTCCTCGTGATCAGCGACGAACGCTGCCATCCGATCGCGAAGTTGCTCAAGTCGTGATCCCTGTATCGCGAGTCGTCCGAGCGATCCGACGTCGTCTCGCGCATTGCTCATACCGATTGATTGTGTTGCAATGGGCAAATCCGTTGTGGTGCGAAACTGGATGGTAGTCGATCCACCTTACGAACCCCGACCGCTACGGTACGTCCGGCGTTCCACCGAGACCCAGCGGGGTCAACCGCCCCGAGCGGGACCTCCCGACGAGTGACCGACTCGAGCGGCTGTACGACTGATGGCCTGTCTGGACACGCCGTTCCTGATCGACGTCCTCGACGGAGCGGAGGCCGCCCGAGAGACGATGGAAGAACTCGATCGAGAGGGCGAACGACACGGCGTCACCCCAGTAGCGGCGGCCGAGCTCTGGATCGGTGCGAACCTCGGATCAGCACGAGAGTTTCGCCGAACCGAGGAGTTGCTCGAGTCGCTGCTGTGGCTCGAGGTCGACCGCTCGGTTGCGCGTCGGGCAGGCGGATCCAGGCCGAATTGATCGAGTCGGGTTCGGAACTCGGGTTCAACGATTGTCTGATTGCCGCGACAGCGATCGAGCGTGGGCAGGAACTCGTCACCGGAGATTCTGATTTTGACCGCGTACCGGAGCTTCGCGTTCGAACGTACTGAGACACGATACCTCGAGGACGTTCCGCGACTCGAGGGATAGCTTGCACTCTCGGATGTTCCTCGGGAATCGTCGGCGGACGGTCGCCGTCAGTGCAGTACACCAGTACGACAGTACATATTAGTACCTGCTGGGACTAACCCCGAGTATGCCGATCAGTATCGACCGGTTCGAGGACGACGAGGCCGACCTCGAGGGTCCGACGAACGCGGAGCGTATCCTCCGATTTCTGCTCGAACGCGACGACGAGGCGTTCACGCGGTCGGAGATCGCTGCGGAGACTGGGGTCGCGCGCAATTCGGTCGGTCCCGTCCTCTCGAGGCTCAAAGACCGCGGTCTGGTCCGTCACCGTGGGGAGTACTGGGCGATCACCGACGACGAAGAGCGTCTCCAGTCTGCGACGACCTACGAACTGGTAACACGAAGCCTCAACGTACTCTATGGCGAAGAGGACCCCGCGGAGTGGATCGAGTACATGCCCGATGACGACGGTCGAGCGAGCGACGGTTCATGAAACGGGACGGCGACGAAATCGTCGCGTTCGACCGTGGTGACGTTGTCTGGGGGATCGATCCGTTCAAAAGCAACGACGGCGGAAGCGGAATCGTCCCACGCCGTGGGTAGTGTTGAGCGACGAGCCGGTTCCGTTCCATCCGGAGCAGTACCTCTATGTGACACTCACCAGCCGAACCTGGCACGAGCGTTCGATTCCGATCGACGAAGACGATTGGCTCGAGGGCGGGGCACCCGAAACGAGCGCGATCCTCCCGTGGTCCGTCTCGACGATCAAGCACGACCTTCTCGATACGACCGGCGAACTCGTCGCAGAGATCGATGGAGGGCCCTCAGACGGTGCTGGACGTTCGGACGGCTATCAAGGCTGTCTAAAACGATCGGTTCTGGACGACGCGACGAACCATCTCGTTGGCTATTTCGAGGGGACACTGGAGACTGACGAATAATATCGCGTTCGCGAGACACCGCGAGGGACCAGTGAGCCGTAACTGTGCCATCGAACCCACCACGCTCACGGGTGCGGGATTCACCGATCTCCTCGCAGAGCGTGGGACTGCGGTCAACGCTGGCTTCCTTGCCGGAGGCCGACGCGAGAACCTCGAGGGCGTTCCACGACTCGAGTCGTGAGCGACCGCTCGAGGACACAGTACAACGACCGGAAAAACCGAGCGTCAGTTACCCGCCGCGGCCTCACGGTCGGCGACCAGCTTCGAGCGATCGACGTCGATCAATCCGTACAGATACCCAAAGCCGACAGCCGCGGTAAAGATGAAGATCGTCACGAGCTGTTTCGCCTTCGCCGACGACGGCTCAGACACGAGGTCTTGCACCCGCGATGGGACGAACTCGAGCATCAGCTGCTTCAGATAGTCGTTTTTGTCTCCGGAAGCCTCGGGCAACAGGATGTCCATGATCCGTTTGGAGTACCCCTGCCAGAACGACCGGAACACCAGCCATCGGAAGTCGCCACGGTAGTCGAATAACTTGTGGTGAACCACGGCGTCGGTGTTGTATATCACACCCTTGCCGTACTTGTTGGCCATTCGAATACAGACGGGCGCTTCGTGGGCCTGGATGTGACGAT
This portion of the Natronobeatus ordinarius genome encodes:
- a CDS encoding helix-turn-helix domain-containing protein; protein product: MPISIDRFEDDEADLEGPTNAERILRFLLERDDEAFTRSEIAAETGVARNSVGPVLSRLKDRGLVRHRGEYWAITDDEERLQSATTYELVTRSLNVLYGEEDPAEWIEYMPDDDGRASDGS
- a CDS encoding type II toxin-antitoxin system VapC family toxin; protein product: MTRLFFDTSALAKRYAEEPGTETVDRLIESDESTVIITSLTIIELASALRRKQNRGSLSNSDVDGLLTAFFRESLENFTIVALDETRFERALELVLGDDLRTLDSLQLAAALDVATDLECTFVCADRELVAVADSHGLEAVDPTDGDPLSDLEDLE
- a CDS encoding type II toxin-antitoxin system VapC family toxin, whose translation is MARGRPLGCASGRRIQAELIESGSELGFNDCLIAATAIERGQELVTGDSDFDRVPELRVRTY
- a CDS encoding PIN domain-containing protein, which codes for MACLDTPFLIDVLDGAEAARETMEELDREGERHGVTPVAAAELWIGANLGSAREFRRTEELLESLLWLEVDRSVARRAGGSRPN